The following is a genomic window from Nicotiana tabacum cultivar K326 chromosome 3, ASM71507v2, whole genome shotgun sequence.
AACAATATATTCTATTTTTGTGGTGGATAGAGCTATGCACTTCTATAGTCTAGATTGCCAAGAAATAGCTCTCCCTGCAAAAATGATCAAATAACCGGATGCAGATCTTGAATTATCAAGATTGCCTCCTAAATCAGAGTATGTGTAACAAACAAGTTCAGGCTTGCCATTGCCAAAGCACAGCTTCAAATCTTCAGTAcctttcaaataccttaatatccATTTTACTGCACCCCAATGTTCTTTTCCAAAATTAGAAAGGAATCTACTAACAGTACCAATGGTATGTGAAATATCTAGTCTAGTGATCTAGTGCAAACCATAGCATATATCAAGCTACCAACGGCAGAAGAGTAAGGAATATGAGACATCTCCTTTTTCTCTTCATCAGTAGATGGACTCTGACTAATACTCAATTTGAAGTGTTTAGTAAGAGAAGTACTAACCATTTTTGCATCTGTCATATTGAACCTCTTGAGTACCTTCTCAATGTATTGCTTTTGGGACAAAATAACTCCTTTCTATCTCTGTGTCGGTGGATTTCAATGCCCAAGATTTTCTTTGTTGGCCCCAAGTCCTTCATTGCAAACAATTTGCTCAACTGCTTCATACGGACTGCAATTCTGGATTGATTATTGCCAACAATAAGCATGTCGTCcacataaattaataaaataataaaatcatcatcagagaaCTTTTGGAAGAATACACAGTGGTCTGAAGAGGTTTTCTTGTACCTTTGTTCTTCTATGacatattcaaacttcaaataccaTTGCCTTGGAGCTTGTTTAAATCCATACAGGCTCCTTTTCAATTTGCAGACATAATTTCCTTTTCCTTTAGTTACAAAACCCTCAGATTGCgccatataaatctcctcatcTAAATCACCATGAGGAAAAGcagtcttgacatccatctgctcAACCTCTAAATCTAAACTTGTGGCTAAACCTAGAACCATACGAATAAAAGATATTTTCACAATaagggagaaaatttcatcaaagtcaactcccttctTCTGGACAAAACCTTTAAAAACTAACCTCACCTTGTATCTAGGCGGAGAGGTATGGTTATCTTGCTTTATTCTAAATATCCATTTGTTAGATAAAGCTCTCTTACCTTTCGGTAATTTCACTAACTCGTGTTCCATTCTCATGGAGTGACTTCATCTCATCTTCCATGGATTCTATCCACTGATCTTTGTGagtatcttgcatggcttcatcatAGCTCTCAGGTTCTCCCATGTCAGTCAAAAGTACATACTCATCAGGAGGATAGTGCATGGATTTTTTTCTTCTCCCTTGTAGATCTTCTAAGAGAGGTATTGGGGGCATTCAAAGTAGTTACCTGAATAGGAATTGGTTGTCGATCAACCATAACTTCATCAATTGGAGaatccataacatctacatcatGATGATCATTTTGACCTTGATCACTATCTCCATCATTGTCTTGGGTTCCTCCAGATGCAATAGGTGCATTTGCAATAGAAACTAGATCAATATCAACAAATCTCTCATTACTCTAAGAATCTATCTTCTCGTCTTtgtcaatatcttcaatagtctggtcttcaaagaatattgcatcacgaCTTCTAATAAGTTTATTTTCAACTGGATCATAAAAACTATACCCAAAATCATCTTGACCATAACCGATAAAATGCACTGCTTAGTTTTGACATCCAGTTTCGATCTCTCATCTTTAGGAATATGCACACAAGCTTTACACCCAAAAACTCTCAGGTTCATAAGAAACATCTTTGGAAAACCAAACTCTGTCTGGGACATCACCATCCAAAGCAATAACAAGACACAAATTAATAACATAGGCAGCAGTGTTAAGTGCTTCTGCCCaaaatgtatttggaagtttagcCTCTAAAATCAAGCATCTAACTCTCTCaactagagttctattcatcctctctGCCAAACCATTCAATTGAGGCGTCTTGGGCGgagttttctgatgatgaattcctTGTTCTTTGCAATAGTTATCAAAGGGAAAGCAATATTCACCACCATTATCAGTGCgaatacattttaatttcttccccGTCTGTCACTCAGCTAAGGCCTGAAATTCCTTAAACACGCCAAGTGCTTGATCTTTAGATTTCAAAGTATACACCCAGAACTTAcgagaatgatcatcaatgaaggtcacaAAGTAAAATGCACCACATTTTGATTTTACTTTAAAAGGACCACACAAATCATAATGTATTAGCTCCAATAAATCAGGCTTTCTTGAGGGAGGATGGCTATGAAAGGAAACCCTTTTCTATTTGCCAGCTAAACAATGTATACACCTTACTCCTATCTTTaagatagagagactgtttctggTATGCCCTCAGGTCTAGAAATGTTCCCTATTGTGTGGATTCATAATTTATTCTTCAAACCAAGAGTGAGTTAATCTTTTCAAGTATGGTAAAATATTAGTTTGATTTCTTTATATCTATCTATTTTCCGTGAGCAAAATTATTCAGTATTGCTGATAAaagatactccctccgttttatattatatgaggtagtttgactcggcacggagtttaagaaacttttgaaacttgtggtcttaaaagcttaaggggtaaaaagttTGTAGGGCCAttatatttgtgtggctataaaaacttctcattaagggtaaatatgtaaaatgaaagattttaaagttgaattatttccaaatttagaaatatatcatttattttggaacagactaaaaataaaagtatctcatttaatttgaaattgaggGGTAATAGATTTTCGGTGGAATGGTTGAGGTGGCTTGCCATTAAAAAAACCAAGGCTCTAATCCAAACCTACTATCAATAATTTCATGCGCCGGCCACGTTTTATTTAATTCAACTTGTAGTTAATATattgcttaaagaaattaaagattccTCTTGGAAGTTGCAATAATTATTTAAGTATAGATCCTTGCTTAAGAATTACGTAATTTATTTGCTAATCTATTATGTCGAGAAAGCATAAATAAATGAGCACTCACATCTTCTGGTTTTTTATATAACAGAAAATAGATATCTTAATATTAACTGACGCACTAAAATGGCCTGATCCTCCATCTACACAATGAAGGTGAGGCCATAAGGCCATCCGCACCAATTACTCAAAAAAATGTTGGGCAAATATTATTAATAGCCTATGTCAGAAATTATTCATATTTGATAGCTaaaatattgtataaaatttgtataattttgtatataacGTACATAaatcaatatacatatataaatatatatttttcggttattattttgagaacacctatacaatatcattttctCCAAAATTGTTTACCTAATTATCTTGAGTGACTGATTTGGGTGTGCAAACATCCTTTGCATAAGCAGTTAATAAAATTTAAACctaaaaaatagataaattggtCGGAATTTAAATTATATGCACGGTCAGTGTAAGAACTCTTTTTTACAGTTATCACTATTATGTTGAGGAAGAGGCAAATCCGAAAATAACGAAGATAAGGAACACCAAATTTTAACATAGAAAACCATCAAATTGAAGGTAAAAATCGCGGGATCAGAAAGATCCAAAAAACTTCACTATAGAGGGTTACAAAAATTTTCTGTATTGGCTACACAATAAGTGCCAAACAcggagcaacaatagcaacaacgaATCAATTGAATAAAGAGGAGAAGTCACAAAACTAGAGATGTTGTTCGGGGCTCGAAATCAGATGCTACGGGCCTCCAATTCCGACCTCCACCGTTTAAATCAAAGACCAAGATGTTATGAAAACTCAGTCCAAATTTCAGCCCGATCCAACGGTTAAACGTGATTTGAAGTTGTCCGGTGAGAACaaaaatctgcagcaaaacaaacactttttcttctctcttctctcttgatgaaaCTCTTTCAAAAAATACTCTTATATGCTTAAGTCTTTTAAAGACTTATAccaatgagcatagaataattctCCAAGGTTGTTGTATTTATAAATAATGAGTAGCAttttctcttaaagccaaaaccaACTCTAAATGGGAATAAAAACCAAATTCAATTTCGAATAGGaatggaaatcaaaagagaatagGAGTAGACCATTGGGCCCTTGGCTGGACAACATGGGCATGTGCCCCACAAACTCCTCCTCCAACCAAGGGGCCAAATATATCTTCAAGTAGAGCAACTATTGACAGGCTTCAAGCTTGCATTTTTCTGCAAAATGCATGCTTATCTGCAAACTTAACTACGAAgtcttcaggttgttccatataaatatccctaaatcaccatgaagaaaaaCAGTCTTTACATACATCTGCTCAACCTCTAAATCTAGACTCCCGGCTAAGCCTAGAATGAAGAAATCTTTACAACATgcgagaaaatttcatcaaagtcaactcctttcttctggccaaaacctttaaCAACTAACCTCGCCTTGTACCTAGGCGTAGAGGTATATATGGTTATCTTGTTTTATTCTGTATATCCATTTGTTTGATAAAACTCTTTTACCTTTCGACAATTTCACTAACTCATATGTGTCACTCCCATTGAGTGACTTCATCTTATCTTCCATTGGCTTATATCCACTGATCTTTGTGAGTATCTTGCATAGTTTTATCATAGTTCTCAAGTTCTTCCATGTTAATCAAAAGTACATACTCACCATGAGAATAATGCATGGATATTCAGTTCTTACAGTTCCTGTAAGTTAAGTGTATTTCTTATGGCTTATACAATATTTTGTTCGGAACTAAATGTGGATAAGTTGCTCAAAGAAAGGGTAAAATGGATGGTCATAGGAGCTTCAATCCTCTTCCATATGTCTTAGCTCCCAATGTTACCACTGCAACTATACAAGGGCTCAAACAAATAAATGCAGAAGAAAGATTAACAGAGAACTAATACTTGCACTCTTCCTAAGCAGAAGGTATAGAGTCATTCTTGTTACTATATATCGCATTGATACTGCATCTTcatcaattttccaaacaaaatCAGGGGTGTCGAACAGACCCTTGTCCCCAAAGGATCTGTTACGACCGAAAATAATTAGATGTCATGCGCAAGCTAGTAAGAaaaccttgaacgacgataaattagacaacaaacaagaaatatatcaaaagagacgcaaacatttaacgtggttcggtcaattgacctacatccacggcggagatgagcaatccactatataaaagagtGTATAAAAATATTGAGAGGATAACCTCATGGAGAGCCAAACACAAGCGATACACTAACACTTGTTCCAAAAcgttctccccctaaacaagactctcaaactCAATATGACTATAGATATTATGGATGCTTCTGAATAAAAAAGGAAGGATTGTCACTTTATAAAGGTCCAAactttttcctacaagaaaagggactagccaaatatgggagatttataatttccttccataagaagaaaaatccaattatggtaaatatgttgtcgTTTCTTTCAACAGATAGGAAAAtaaaatatggtaagaaaataagGACAAACACCTAACAGTGTAACCAAATGGATTGCATTATCTCGAGCTTTGCATCAGTAGAAATTAAATTGGTGGAAATCAAGAATTCACTGCTCATCTTTTTTCCAATTCTTAAGGGATAGGAACACATACAATAGAAAAGCTAACAAAAATGTTGGCCTGAGTCAGTTTGTTTTTATAATTGACAAAGAAACACACGCATGAACCAGGTTCATATATAGTGTACACAGATAGGGGCATATTCGAGCACAAGGCATGCACGTGAAAGGGATAAGCATAAGTGGTTATGATGGATATCTCCTagacgaaaaggttgcatattcgataaggagcaggactccttacgtgaagagaactctatccaagataagggaaaGAGTTAGAAATTGAAGATAACTAAAattcttccaccaaggaagagtataacattagaactctagttaatcCTATTCaactaactctataaatatcagTGTGTTCTCTTTTACAGTTAACGCACAAACGCAGAAGTTAAGAaagagttgagagcaaaatatcAAGGCATGTTGCAAGCAATtcctgtgtgattcaagtgtgtaaacctgaagctacatgttGCAGAAGTTAAAATCTCATCACGCGTGTTCCGACTTCTAAATGGCTCGAAACTaatcaaaaataactcaaatatatcaacaatgctaaaggaaccaatcccaatcggaaaagatcgaatctttaatcaaaagcccaaaattggcTAAAAAACTCAACCCGAGCCCACACCTCGAAACCCcaaaaaactcataaaatccgtcaactcattcaattatgagctcaaccatactagtttcactcaaatcctactccgaatcggtgttcaaaactcaaaaattcatattatgaaactttaggccaaaaccctcaatttcttctttaaaattcattaaCCAAAAgataaaatcgaagatagattcataaaatatgactaaaaccgagtagagaacacttaccccaattcatatgctaAAAAATGCCTCGACAAATTGCCCAactccgagctccccaactcaaaatatgttaaatgcatAAAACCATCATTTTAACATTGTTCTGCCTCGTTTTTTGTGGCAAAAGATctcgaaactcacttttgatacctccaatggattccttgtgaaatgaTAGTTGAgataggctcttgaatcactcctATTGatcttatattgaaggagatatgttggtttcaatatttggaaatattGCAGATTTTTCAATACACAACAatgacaatttcgtaattaatctgaaaaaactctagcaacccaattcttagtaaaataaccataaaatcctcatccgatgtccaaatttgacaattcttttttacatgactccgtaattacgatacggatctaatgcttcaataaaatagaaatcggagctcatttgttcaatgttgtaccatttatgcttgaagaaacgacacgtcgaaatataagaaaaacgagcgcaacacaacccaaacctatccgaaactcatttTAGCCCTttgggaccccgtctaaacatacaaaaaagttccatatcataatacagacctactcgatgcctcaaaacacacataacaatattgaaacgacgaaatgcacctcaaatcaaacttaatgaactttcgaactttcgacttccaaaaactcacgttgaaacatatcaaatcaactcggaatgaacccaaatgTTGCACACTTCTAGCTATGAATAAAAGAGTAAATGTATAAATAGTGCTCACTTCTAAACAAAGTTAAAGAAACTAAGACTATTTCAAATTTGGCGTCCAACCTTTTGTCACACTCTACCTAACATCAATGATCTCACCTTCACCAGAGTTTTCAACTTGTTATCTCATGTAGTTGGTTTGTTGAAAAGGGCAGAATTCATACATACACAAAAACAGAGAGGAGCAACCATTCCATATCTCATATTTTTCATCTTCAACATCAATTAAAAAGGTTAGCTAGTCCACCATGATCTTAGCCAATCATGTTTAGCTAAACAAAGTTTATTTAACTGAATTTTTATGTATGGTTTCCTGCTATGGCTTTTCTTTATGCTTCTTTTCTTCAGATCCTTTGTATTCttgctccttcttcttttttctcctgATTAcgttttatgtatattttatacATCAGATCTTGAGAACTTGAACGGAAGGGAAGGAATTACAATCATGGAAAGCGAGAAAGGGAAAGCAATCAAATTATCGGTATGTCATGATACAATATTTATTACAACTAAAGTTGACAAAATAAATGGAATTTGAAGGAACCCTCTGTTGTTGATTGTGTTATCTTTCAAAATTTATACACTAAAAACTCTAAATATCTTTTTGATACTATTAGTAAATTTTAACTTATGATAGCAAATTATAAGTTACTAATTAGATGCCCCTGATTATCATCTTTCTTTTTGGTTCCAATATGTTAATTTTTGAGGTTATGCCTCTTTTCCTTTCCCTAAATTGTTCCTCTAACCTTTGAATCATGGTATTTAGCGGGTAACAAAGAAATATAGAGATTTAAAAAGATAAAAAGTTGCAACATATTGCATGAAGAAGAGCGTTAttgttttatgatatttttatagaTGAAAAATTAGTTTAAATATTTGTCACGTTTCTCCTTTTTATTTATGGACTAATTTATAAAATGATCACTTAATAACTCACTGGTAATTTTTTGTGACACATACCATAAAATTAACTAGTTCTCACATATGTTGTGATTATTTCCTCCTTTGCTTAATTACCTCTACTTCCTTAACTTCACCTCAAATCCAAGCAAATTGCCAGTAATGGTACCTTGCCTTTTCTTCTATTACatgagtgtatatatatattcattataTTTTTTCACTGCAAATGATGGAGCCATTGATTTGTTATGTATGTGAAGGGAAATTACGTGAGTTATGATCAAGCGGACTCAATATTCTTGAAGCCATGGGGAGGTTTTGGGGGATCAAAATGGAATTACATGTTGAAAAGTCCCATTAAAGAAATATTGATTGCTCATGGAGATTGTATAGACTCCATCATGTTCAGAACCGTTACGGAACAAGGTACTACCATCGACTCACCAAAGTTTGGTGGGGGTGGAGGTCGAAGAGCCAAGGTAAGTCCGAAAAAAATATGGTCGAAGAGACAACGTTCTTCTCAAGTTAAATTTGTGTCATGTCATAACAATGAGCttatattatgtaaaaaaaagTAATTATCAAGACAATTAAATCAGTTATAGCACGTTATAGGTCAACTTAATATGATAGTGTCGCACCTTTTTGCATTTTCAGTGTACACAACGTACAATCTGTAGTTATGTAAGCATCTTTCAAGTCAAATATATGGATGCACATGTTGCTTCATATTAAAGTTTGCCGGTTCCTTTGCATTGAGAGGATTCAATTAAGTGTCTAGATTTGCTTTAGGTCCAAAGATTTCAAATCCTAATATGATATTCTTGCACTTTTCTGAATTTTTGTCAAAATTCTCGACTCTGCTACTTATTTAACTGATATGTGATTTGTAATAACCTCAGGTAGTTTTGAGGCAACTCCATTGGAATATTTAACAGGTATCAACGGAACATTTGGACATGATGGCAACCATTTAGTTATAAAATCTCTATGTTTTATAACTAATGCAAAGAGTTATGGACCATTTGGGTCTATGGTTGGGGGAACCCCATTTTCACTTGTGATGAAAGAAGGTGTAGCAATTGTGGGATTTCACGGGCGTTCTGGGTTGTACCTTGATGCTATTGGTGTTTATTTGCAAAAACTTACTCCTCCCACTTCAGCAAAGGAACCTATGGTTGAAGACATTGAAATCCATGACGTATGTTGAGATTATTTCCTCCTTCGCTTAATCACCCCTACTTCTGTTTCTTCACCTCATACTTCAGCAAATGAACCTGGATCAAAAAAGAAATTGAGGCAATTGAACCTATGGTTGAAGAAATTGAAATACATGACGTCTATACTACTTTTTCTCTTAATATCATGAGATAAATTTTGtttcttgtttgttttattttatttctttccaATTAATTGTGACTTTATATACTAAACCAACACATGCATGCCATGTGTCTGCACATAAATTTTTTTCACTTAATATATGTTCTTGCTTTATTAAATCGCTTAACCATTATAAGATagtatttttggtaaaaataCCGAGTAGGTGCATGTTTTTGCTATCAGAGACATGTGCATTCACTATTTTATAACAAATAATCGGAACTTATTGATAGAATTATAAACTTCTTATTGTaagaataaaaaaaactaaacatTATAAAGCTTATCAATCATGCTTAGTTATGATTTTCAATAGGTTGTGTTTTATGTTTGACAATTACTTCTATTCATGTCTTCCTCAGAATGGTTAGAATAAACCTTCACTAAATTGGCCATCCCCCTTTTTAGTGCATAATCTAGTAAAACACCAGCTCAACATATTCTTTTAATGCAGTTGAGCATATGCATAGTAAACTATTTTCTTGACATGCTTATTTTGAATATATAACAGTTGCTCAAACTCTAAGAATATAATATATAGAGAATTAACTGACTTTCTTTGTGAGAATTTGATATAATGTCTGGTCTTTTGGCAGGTGTCATTTTCTACCCTTCGCAAAGACTTACTCAATGTTCTAGATTTCATAGAGAGCTTAAAGAATGAAGAAATTCAAAAAGTTGTTGACGCGGATCTGATTGAAAAGATGATATTGGAGTTGGACTTCCTCCTTCTGAATCTCCATCATTTTTCCAAGTATCGTGTTGATCGACTTTCTTCATTCATGACCGAATATGAGATTCTTCAGAATGTTTGTGGCAACATAAGACATTTCCTCGAGTTGATAGTGAATGGTTGCGTTGGGCATGAGAATGTTGAATATATCTTACCTCAGTTTCAACTAATGAATGAGAGAGTAGGACGCTTCCTATGGCATAATCAAATTGGTGGACACTCTCGACTATTCAAGCTAACACATCTATTCTTGGAGATTATTCCAACTCAGTTGGAGGTTATGCACATATGTCTTACAAATTTGAAAGCTTCAACATCAGCAAAAGTTGGACGCTTTATTAAGCAGCTCCTACAAACCTCTCCGGATATTCTTAGAGAGTATCTAATTCATCTACAAGAGCACATGATAAATGTTATTACCGCTAGCAGTCCAGGGGCCCGAAACATTCATATCATGATAGAGTTCCTATTAATCATTCTTACTGATGTGCCTAAGGACTTTATTCATAATGGCAAGTTGTTTAAATTCCTAGCACGTGTCGGAGCACTTACCAGGGACGTATCATCTATGGCTCGCAACTTAGAAGAGAAAGCAAAGAATGAAGAGAGTACCGATGAAACAAATAGTGCAACTCTAGGCTTGCTCAAAAAAATTGAACTCCTGAAGAAAGAACTCAAGGATGTTTACCTGAAAGCCCCAGACTCATCTCAACTCTGCTTTCCCATGAGTGATGGACCCCTGTTCATGCATCTTCTACTTAGACACTTAGATGATTTGCTCAATTCCAATGCTTATTTAGTCGCTTTgataaaggaagaaatcaggctgGTGAAAGAAGATCTAGAATTCATAAGATCTTTCTTCGGGAATGTTGAGCAAGAATTGTATAAAGATCTCTGGGCACGTGTTTTAGATGTGGCATACGAGACAAAAGATGTCATTGATTCAATTATTGTAAGAGACAATGGTCTCTTACATCTTATTTTCTCACTTCCCTTTACCATAGAAAAGATCAATCTTATCAAAGAAGGGATCTCAAATTTATTTGAGAAGATTCCCAAGAACATGGGTGTCATTGTTGTGAACTCTCCCAACAAGCCAGTTGATCGCAAGTCATCAATAACTGGTAAAATAATCGTAGGTTTTAAAGAGGAGACACACTTGATAATTAGGAAGCTCTCCAGTGGACCAAAAACGCTAGATGTCATTTCGATCACTGGTATGCCCGGTTCGGGTAAAACTACTTTGGCATATAAAGTGTATAATGATGAGTCAATTTCTGGTCATTTTGACATCCGTGCATGGTGTACAGTCGATCAAAAGTATGACGAGATGGGGTTGCTGGAAAAACTTTTTAATCAAGTTGTTGGCCCAGCTTCGAAATTCGGTGAGAATATTGATGTTGCTGATAAGCTACGGAAACACCTGTTTGGAAAGAGGTACCTTATAGTCTTAGATGATTTGTGGGACACTGCAGCATGGGATGAGTTGACAAGACCTTTTCCTGAAGTTGAGAAAGGAAGTAGAATTATTTTGACGACTCGAGAAAAGAAAGTGGCTATGCATGCACAACGCCACAGTGATCCTCTAAAACTGGAAGAAAGTTGGGAGTTACTAGAGAAAAAGGTCTTTGGAAAAGAAAGTTGCCCTGATGAACTAGTGGATGTTGGAAAAGAAATAGTCCAAAACTGTAAACGACTTCCTTTGGTGGTTGATTTGATTGCTGGAGTCATTGCAGGGAAGGAAATGAAAAGGAGTGTGTGGCTTGAAGTTCGAAatgatttgaattcctttatttTCCAGAAAGAAGAGGACGTGATGAGGGTTATAGCattaagttatgaccatttacCCGATCCCTTAAAGTCGTGCTTGATTCACCTTGCGAGTTTTCCGAAGGACGAAGCAATTCCAGTCCGTAATTTGGAAATTTTATGGCTTGCTGAAGGATTTTTGGAGCAGAGAGAGATGAAGAGTGTGGAAAAACTGTTTGAGATTTATCTGGATAATTTAATTTCCAGTAGCTTGGTAATTTCTTTCAATGAAATAGGTGACGATCGGACTTGCCAAATTCATGATCTTGTGCATGACTTTTGTTTGATAAAAGCAAGAGAGGAAAAGTTGTTTGGCAAGATAAGTTCAATTGCTCCATCGTCATCTTCTTCAGATCTGATGCCACGTCAAGTGAACATTGAATATCATAAGTGGCACTTTGGGCATAACAATTTTGTCCTGTTcgattcaaaaaagaaaaagcattCTGGTAAACACCTCTGTTCTTTGAGGATAACTAGACACATATATGATGACAATAGTCTTTATGATATATGTCACCTAAGACACTTGAGGCTTCTTAGAGTGTTGCAAGTGGATAGATTTTCTATCACGGTGAATGATTCTTTGCTGAATGAAATATGCACATTGGTTCATTTGAGGTACTTAAACATTCAGACAGAAGTTCACTCTCTGCCTTTGTCTTTTTCAAATCTGTGGAATCTGGAAACTCTGCGGGTGAATAACTTTGGACCACCCTTGGTGCTATTACCAACAATTTTGaatcttgtaaagttgcgagtgCTGGGCATAGATGACTGTTCTTTCTTTGATTTGGATACAGATGAACTAATACTGGCAGGAGAGGACTCAAAGTTAGAGAGCTTGAGATTATTACGGGGACTCAAGCTTTCCAATTCGAAAGACAAAGAGGATATTTTCAAAAGGTTTCCCAATCTTCAAGAGCTTCGATTTGATCTCAAGGAATCATGGGATTGTTCAACAGGGCGATATTGGTTCCCGAAATTGGACTTCTTAAATGAACTAGAATCTTTCGAAGTAACTTTTATAAGTTCAAAATCAAATGATAGTGCGCTCTCTATAACGACAAATCGGCTTTGGGATTTTCACTTCCCTTCGAGTGTGAAAATGTTGTGTTTGTATGAGTTTCCTCTGACATCCGATTCACTATCAACAATAGGAATACTGCCCAAGCTTGAAGATCTGTACCTTGAAGACGCAATCATCGAGGGGGAAGGATGGAACATGGGGGAGGAAGACACCTTCCAGAATCTCAAATGTCTGACGTTGCAGCGAGTGACTCTTGCTAATTGGGAGGTTAGAGAGGAATCCTTTCCTGCGCTTGAGAAATTACGACTGCGGGACTGTCGTATGCTTGAGGAGATTCCGCCTAGTTTCGGGGATATTTGTTCATTAAAAAGTATTGAACTACGGAGGAGCCCTCAACTTAAAGAATCTGCTCTGAAGATTAAGCAAGATGTTGAAGATA
Proteins encoded in this region:
- the LOC142179381 gene encoding putative late blight resistance protein homolog R1A-3 isoform X1; amino-acid sequence: MVGGTPFSLVMKEGVAIVGFHGRSGLYLDAIGVYLQKLTPPTSAKEPMVEDIEIHDVSFSTLRKDLLNVLDFIESLKNEEIQKVVDADLIEKMILELDFLLLNLHHFSKYRVDRLSSFMTEYEILQNVCGNIRHFLELIVNGCVGHENVEYILPQFQLMNERVGRFLWHNQIGGHSRLFKLTHLFLEIIPTQLEVMHICLTNLKASTSAKVGRFIKQLLQTSPDILREYLIHLQEHMINVITASSPGARNIHIMIEFLLIILTDVPKDFIHNGKLFKFLARVGALTRDVSSMARNLEEKAKNEESTDETNSATLGLLKKIELLKKELKDVYLKAPDSSQLCFPMSDGPLFMHLLLRHLDDLLNSNAYLVALIKEEIRLVKEDLEFIRSFFGNVEQELYKDLWARVLDVAYETKDVIDSIIVRDNGLLHLIFSLPFTIEKINLIKEGISNLFEKIPKNMGVIVVNSPNKPVDRKSSITGKIIVGFKEETHLIIRKLSSGPKTLDVISITGMPGSGKTTLAYKVYNDESISGHFDIRAWCTVDQKYDEMGLLEKLFNQVVGPASKFGENIDVADKLRKHLFGKRYLIVLDDLWDTAAWDELTRPFPEVEKGSRIILTTREKKVAMHAQRHSDPLKLEESWELLEKKVFGKESCPDELVDVGKEIVQNCKRLPLVVDLIAGVIAGKEMKRSVWLEVRNDLNSFIFQKEEDVMRVIALSYDHLPDPLKSCLIHLASFPKDEAIPVRNLEILWLAEGFLEQREMKSVEKLFEIYLDNLISSSLVISFNEIGDDRTCQIHDLVHDFCLIKAREEKLFGKISSIAPSSSSSDLMPRQVNIEYHKWHFGHNNFVLFDSKKKKHSGKHLCSLRITRHIYDDNSLYDICHLRHLRLLRVLQVDRFSITVNDSLLNEICTLVHLRYLNIQTEVHSLPLSFSNLWNLETLRVNNFGPPLVLLPTILNLVKLRVLGIDDCSFFDLDTDELILAGEDSKLESLRLLRGLKLSNSKDKEDIFKRFPNLQELRFDLKESWDCSTGRYWFPKLDFLNELESFEVTFISSKSNDSALSITTNRLWDFHFPSSVKMLCLYEFPLTSDSLSTIGILPKLEDLYLEDAIIEGEGWNMGEEDTFQNLKCLTLQRVTLANWEVREESFPALEKLRLRDCRMLEEIPPSFGDICSLKSIELRRSPQLKESALKIKQDVEDMGRNILVLVYN